The Duganella sp. BuS-21 sequence ACTTGTTGTCGCGGCGGCCGTGCTGGTTATACACGCGCATCACGGCTTCGGTGTAGGTCAGCAGGTGTTGCCATGGCAGGAAGTCGCGGATCACGCTGCCGATGATCGGCGTGCGGCCCATGCCGCCGCCGGCCATGAATTTGAAGCCGATCTCGCCGGCGTCGTTGCGCACCACGGTCAGGCCGATGTCGTGAATTGCGATGGCGGCGCGGTCTTCCACGGCGCCGTTGATGGCGACCTTGAACTTGCGCGGCAGCGCCAGGAATTCAGGATGGAAGGTCGACCACTGGCGCAGCACCTCGGCATACGGACGCGGGTCGATGATCTCGTCGGCGGCCACGCCGGCGTATGGATCGGAGGTGGTGTTGCGGATGCAGTTGCCCGAGGTCTGGATGGCGTGCATCTCCACCGAGGCCAGGTCGCTCAGGATGTCCGGAGTCTGCTCCAGCTCGATCCAGTTAAACTGAATGTTTTGACGGGTGGTGAAGTGGCCATAGCCGCGGTCGTACTTGCGGGCGATGTGGGCGAACATGCGCATTTGCTTGCTTGCCAACAAACCGTAGGGCACGGCAATCCGCAGCATGTAGGCGTGGCGCTGCATGTACAGGCCGTTTTGCAGGCGCAGCGGCAGGAATTCTGCTTCAGTCAGCTCATCGGCAAGGCGGCGGCGTACCTGATCGCGGTACTGGGCGATGCGCTCACGGACGATGAGGTGGTCGTATTGGTCGTATTGATACATGTATATTCTTCCTGAATAGTCGCTGATTCCCCAAACTAGCGCTAATAGTAATAAACTTCGTCTTTATTCCATACGACTTAGTCTTTATTTGCTTATATAAGGATTGGGCATAAGCATGGACGCTAATAATTTTAAGATGGGCCAAGACCTGCAATGAACCTTCATCAGTTGCGCTTTGTGCGCGAAGCAGTACGCCAGAACTACAACCTGACCGACGCCGCCAAGGCGCTATTCACCTCGCAGCCGGGCGTGTCCAAGGCGATTATCGAACTGGAAGAGGAATTGGGGGTCGATATCTTCACCCGCCACGGCAAGCGCATCCGGGGCCTGACGGAGCCGGGGCGGCTGGTGCTGCAGTCGGTGGAATTGATTATGCAGGAAATCGATTCGCTCAAGCGCATCGGCAAGGAATATGCGGCGCAGGACAGCGGCAGCTTTACCATCGCCACCACACACACGCAGGCGCGCTACACGCTGCCCAAGGTGGTGCAGGCCTTCATGGTGAAGTTCCCGAAAGTGCGATTGTCTTTATTGCAAGGAAATCCGCAGCAGATCGCCGAAATGGTCCAGCGCGACCAGGCCGACCTGTGCATCGCCACCGAATCGATCGCCGGCGTGACCGGCCTGGTGACCTTGCCATGTTATCAATGGGAGCACGTAATCGTGGTCGCGCCCGACCATCCGCTGCTGCGCATCAAGCAGCCGACGCTGGAAGAGATCGCGGCATTCCCGATCATCACGTATGATGGCGCCTTTGCCGGCCGCAGCAAGATAGACCATGCGTTTTCCCTGCGCGGCCTGAAGCTGGACGTGCTGCTGGAAGCCATCGACGCCGACGTGATCAAGACTTATGTGGAGTTGGGCATGGGGATTGGTATCATAGCGGGCATGGCCTTCGACGCCGAGCGCGACAAGAACCTGCGCGCCATCCCTGTGGGCCACCTGTTCGGCATGAATGTGTCGCGGGTGGCGGTCAAGCAGGGCGCCTATCTGCGCAGCTATATCTACACCTTTATTGAACTGCTGGCGCCTACGCTCAACCGCAAATTGATCGAACAGGCGATGAGTGGCGAAAAAGATAACTACGAACTATAAAGAAAGCATCATCATGATTACCAATCAGTTGACACAATATTACGCCGTCAACGCCGACAACTATGACCAGGTCTACGCCCAGGAAGAGCGTTTTGACGATCTGGATGACTTACAGGAAATGGTCGCCGAAATGTTCACCGGCCACAAGGTGCTGGAACTGGCCTGCGGCACGGCCTACTGGACCGACCTGATCGCCGAGACCGCCGAGTCGGTCTACGCCACCGACATTCTGCAGGAAATGCTGGACCTGGCGGAAACGCGCGGCCTGGACGAGGAGATCGTCTCGTTCGGCCAGCTGGACGCCTTCAATCTGCCGGACGGCCTGGAAGGCCAGTACACCGCCGTGTTCGCCGCCGGCCTGTGGAGCCATGTGCCGCGCGAGCAGTACGACAGTTTCCTGAAGATGCTGCGCGCCAAGCTGGGCAAGGACATCCTGGTGGTGTTGCTGGACGAATCCTATGTCGACGGCAATTCCATGGTCATCGCCCGCACCGATGCGCAGGGCAACACCTTCCAGATCCTCACCGCCGACGACGGCCAGCGCTACGAGATCATGAAGAACTACCTGACCGATAGCACGCTGCGCAAGCGTTTCGCCAACCACGGGCGCCAGATCCGCATCGAGCGCCTGGAGTACTACTATTTGCTGAGCTGCCGTCTCAAATAAAAGTTATCACTTGATGTTCATTTGATGTTCATTTACAACAAATGATCGTTGTCACATTGTTGAAGTAATTGACAGGCATGATTCCGGCCGTGGAATCAATAACGCAATTTCTTTCAACCCTAAGTAGAGAACATCAAGTGAAAAAACTTACTCTGGCAGCACTGATCATCGGCGGCTTCGCTGCGCAAGCTCAAGCTCAATCGAATGTAACGATCTACGGCCTGGTGGACGCCGGCATCGTTAGCGAGCGCGGCGGCTCGGCCGGTTCCGTGACCAAAGTCACCAGCGGTATCGGCGGCCAGTCGCGTCTGGGCTTCCGTGGCACGGAAGACCTGGGCAACGGCCTGTCGGCCATCTTCCAGCTGGAAACCGGCTTCAAAGCCGACGACGGCACGCTCGACACCGCCAACAGCATCTTCAACCGTCAGGCCTTCGTCGGCCTGAAAAGCAAGGACGCCGGTCAGCTGACCATCGGTCGTCAATACACCATGTTGTACCTGGCGCAAAGCCAGGTGGCCGACCCGTTCGGCGCCGGCTATGCCGGCACCATCAAAAACCTGTTCCCAACCTCGGGCGCCAACACCCGCGTCAGCAACGCCCTGGTGTACTCGACCCCGGTCATCGAAGGTTTTAGCGCCGACGCCCTGTACGCCCTGGGCGAGCAGAACGGCAGCTCGACCGCCGGCCGTCAGTTCGGCCTGGGCCTGAACTACGCCCAAGGCCCGCTGAACGCGCGCCTGGTGCACAACAACAAGAACAACGACACCGTAGCCGTTGGCACCACCCCGGCACGCCAGCAGTCGAGCGGCCGCACCACCATGTTCGCCGCCAACTACGACTTCAAGGTGGTCAAGGCTTACTTCGCCTACGGCTCGAACGATGGCGTGAACAGCGCCCAGATCCCGGTGGCCAACGCCTACGGCTACACCGTCGCGCCTAAAGCCAGCCTGGACAGCGCAGACTACCTGATCGGTGCGCAGATCCCGGTCGGCGCCGGCACCATCATGGCCTCGTTCATCAACAAGAACGACAAGACCGCCAACAACCAGGACGCTACTCAGTGGGCCGTCGGCTACCTGTACGCCCTGTCGAAGCGCACCAGCACCTACGTTGCTTACGCCAAGATCAAGAACAAGAACGGCGCCGGCTACACCGTTGGCAACAACAACGAGCCAGGCACCGGCGACAAAGCCTTCAACCTGGGCCTGCGTCACGCGTTCTAAGTTGTTGAGGTTGTAGGGGCGGGCGGCAGCGGCAGCCGGATCATGATCCGGGTGCCGCCGTCGCTGGCGATGGCGATCTCGCCCTGCAGTGCCCAGACCCGTTCGCGCATCCCGATCAGGCCGTAGGACGAGGCCTTGTCCATGTCCTTTTCGGCGATGCCGCGGCCGTCGTCATGGATGGTGATGTGCAAGGCCCCATCCTGGCGATACAGCGACAAGCCCACTTTGTGCGCCTCGGCGTGGCGGGCGATATTGGTCAGCGCTTCCTGCGCAATGCGGAAGATGGCGGTGCTGTAGGCGTCGTCCAGTACCAGTTCTTCTTCGTTGGCGTCCAGCGTGCAACTGATGCCGTTGCGCGTTTCAAACTCGTGGCGCAAGCTCTGCAGCGCAAAATACAAACCACCTTCATCGAGTGCGCGCGGGCGCAGGTTGCCGGCTATGCGGCGCAGCGAGGTAATCGCCGTCATCAGCAATGCATCCATGCCCGCCTGCAGCTTGCGGGTGGCGGCGTTGTTGCTGGTGTGGCGCTGCAGCAGCGCCAGGTCGCCGCGCAAGGTGGCCAGCAGTTGGCCCAGGTCGTCATGCAGCTCGCGCGCGATGTGCTTGCGTTCCTCTTCACGGATGGTTTGCAGCGCGGTCGACAGTTCGCGCAGCTGGGCGTAGGAGCGTTCGGTGGCG is a genomic window containing:
- a CDS encoding CysB family HTH-type transcriptional regulator gives rise to the protein MNLHQLRFVREAVRQNYNLTDAAKALFTSQPGVSKAIIELEEELGVDIFTRHGKRIRGLTEPGRLVLQSVELIMQEIDSLKRIGKEYAAQDSGSFTIATTHTQARYTLPKVVQAFMVKFPKVRLSLLQGNPQQIAEMVQRDQADLCIATESIAGVTGLVTLPCYQWEHVIVVAPDHPLLRIKQPTLEEIAAFPIITYDGAFAGRSKIDHAFSLRGLKLDVLLEAIDADVIKTYVELGMGIGIIAGMAFDAERDKNLRAIPVGHLFGMNVSRVAVKQGAYLRSYIYTFIELLAPTLNRKLIEQAMSGEKDNYEL
- a CDS encoding porin, whose protein sequence is MIIGGFAAQAQAQSNVTIYGLVDAGIVSERGGSAGSVTKVTSGIGGQSRLGFRGTEDLGNGLSAIFQLETGFKADDGTLDTANSIFNRQAFVGLKSKDAGQLTIGRQYTMLYLAQSQVADPFGAGYAGTIKNLFPTSGANTRVSNALVYSTPVIEGFSADALYALGEQNGSSTAGRQFGLGLNYAQGPLNARLVHNNKNNDTVAVGTTPARQQSSGRTTMFAANYDFKVVKAYFAYGSNDGVNSAQIPVANAYGYTVAPKASLDSADYLIGAQIPVGAGTIMASFINKNDKTANNQDATQWAVGYLYALSKRTSTYVAYAKIKNKNGAGYTVGNNNEPGTGDKAFNLGLRHAF
- a CDS encoding class I SAM-dependent methyltransferase, with translation MITNQLTQYYAVNADNYDQVYAQEERFDDLDDLQEMVAEMFTGHKVLELACGTAYWTDLIAETAESVYATDILQEMLDLAETRGLDEEIVSFGQLDAFNLPDGLEGQYTAVFAAGLWSHVPREQYDSFLKMLRAKLGKDILVVLLDESYVDGNSMVIARTDAQGNTFQILTADDGQRYEIMKNYLTDSTLRKRFANHGRQIRIERLEYYYLLSCRLK